Within the Bacteroidia bacterium genome, the region AACTCGACCGTAAGCTTCTCACGCTGCACATATTCAATGATGCGGCTTTTAAAGTCTGTATCATTTTGCTCTAGATGTTCCACATCGAGATGCACTTTTACGATACGGGAAAGCACAAAGCGCCGGGTTTTTTCATAGCCTTTATCAAGGTAGACGGCACCAATCAGCGCCTCATAACAGTCGCCCAGCACACTTCCCGGTCTTCCTCCGTCTATATTGGATTCGATGAGTTTTTCCAGACCCAGTTTCCGGGCGATCTGGTTATGCTGTGCCCGGCTGACCATGCGCGAGCGCAGTTTGGTCAGGAAGCCTTCATCTTTATAAGGAAAGATCCGGAAGAGGTATTCGGCAATAATTCCGCCCAGAACCGCATCTCCCAAAAACTCCAGCCGTTCATTGCTGTCGCGAAACCCTGCTTTCACTTCTTTAGCCACAGATGAATGACGGAATGCCTGTTTATACAGATTTATATTCCCGGGATAAAATCCAAGCAGGTTCTTCAGCGAAGAATACAGTTTTTTATCGGA harbors:
- the rnc gene encoding ribonuclease III encodes the protein MIKTIFSSDKKLYSSLKNLLGFYPGNINLYKQAFRHSSVAKEVKAGFRDSNERLEFLGDAVLGGIIAEYLFRIFPYKDEGFLTKLRSRMVSRAQHNQIARKLGLEKLIESNIDGGRPGSVLGDCYEALIGAVYLDKGYEKTRRFVLSRIVKVHLDVEHLEQNDTDFKSRIIEYVQREKLTVEFRLNGEVGKGSDKQFVIHLVIGGELRGEGRHFSKKGAEQLAAEKACSLLGISS